One stretch of Paenibacillus sp. AN1007 DNA includes these proteins:
- a CDS encoding major capsid protein, translating to MKTNGQIIKSTTVTSMDQTALNYQQVDAFMAMAYESTEFLKGVRTITRTSAKGTIDKIGVTGRNLRGKVENNMATNITGPTFPQVPYAVAPVVLPFEITEEFIRQTMRVRGQDAEAIIMTAMTKNYGDNMQDLGFNGDIATPNTDPDYDFLKINDGWLKVAKTKGNVIDWSTLPTDKKVGIFFELERSIPTRLRAAGVFKYFMHPNTFSERLQKLAEKDTSASIQLQIMGGVKKINSYDVEEVPHMPEGAVIFTYHQNFALVNTYDMQIRKTTEGKEAIYADKRFYAIHSDLDAIFEEPAAVGYAEGVTF from the coding sequence ATGAAAACCAATGGACAAATTATTAAATCGACTACCGTAACATCCATGGACCAAACGGCCCTCAACTATCAGCAAGTGGATGCATTTATGGCCATGGCTTATGAGTCGACGGAGTTCTTGAAAGGCGTTCGCACGATTACCCGCACAAGTGCCAAGGGTACAATCGACAAAATTGGGGTAACTGGTCGTAACCTTCGTGGCAAGGTGGAGAACAACATGGCCACCAATATTACAGGCCCTACGTTCCCGCAGGTTCCTTATGCAGTTGCACCAGTTGTGTTGCCGTTCGAGATTACGGAAGAGTTTATTCGTCAGACTATGCGTGTTCGTGGTCAAGATGCTGAAGCTATCATCATGACGGCAATGACGAAGAACTACGGAGACAATATGCAGGACTTGGGCTTTAACGGGGATATTGCGACACCGAACACTGATCCCGACTATGACTTCCTTAAAATTAACGATGGTTGGTTGAAGGTTGCGAAAACAAAAGGTAACGTCATCGACTGGTCAACATTGCCTACTGATAAAAAGGTCGGTATCTTCTTCGAATTGGAACGTTCTATTCCAACGCGTCTGCGTGCAGCTGGGGTGTTCAAATATTTCATGCACCCGAACACATTTAGTGAGCGTCTGCAGAAACTGGCTGAAAAAGACACCAGCGCATCCATCCAGCTGCAGATCATGGGCGGCGTGAAAAAAATCAACTCCTATGACGTTGAGGAAGTGCCGCACATGCCTGAAGGCGCTGTGATCTTCACATACCACCAGAACTTTGCTTTGGTAAATACCTATGACATGCAAATCCGCAAAACGACGGAAGGTAAAGAAGCCATCTATGCGGATAAACGATTCTATGCTATCCATTCTGACTTGGATGCTATTTTCGAAGAGCCTGCAGCGGTAGGTTATGCGGAAGGGGTGACGTTCTAA
- a CDS encoding protein Mom, which produces MIDLKVDWATHAAAKFACENFHYSRSLPAGKSVKVGAWEDGQFIGVVIFSRGATQNIGSPYGLTQRECCELTRVALTKHQSFVSEILAKAIRFLKEQSPNVELVVSYADVEQNHHGGIYQATNWIYEGKTDGEHYFIIKGKKIHPKSIHSKYGTGSQRIEWIRSNLDANAQLYRTKGKHKYLMPLNKKMRRKIMPLHKPYPK; this is translated from the coding sequence ATGATTGATTTAAAGGTGGATTGGGCCACGCATGCAGCAGCGAAGTTTGCTTGCGAGAACTTCCACTATAGCCGCAGCTTGCCCGCAGGAAAGTCGGTGAAGGTGGGGGCTTGGGAAGATGGCCAGTTTATAGGTGTTGTCATCTTTAGCCGGGGAGCAACGCAAAACATCGGCTCTCCTTACGGTCTGACGCAGCGTGAATGTTGTGAGCTGACGCGGGTTGCATTGACCAAGCATCAATCATTTGTATCGGAGATCCTTGCCAAAGCAATTCGATTCTTAAAGGAACAATCTCCGAATGTGGAGCTGGTCGTCAGTTATGCCGACGTTGAGCAAAACCATCACGGCGGTATCTATCAGGCTACAAATTGGATTTACGAGGGCAAAACTGATGGGGAACATTATTTCATCATCAAAGGGAAAAAGATACACCCCAAATCAATACACAGTAAGTATGGTACCGGCAGTCAACGCATTGAATGGATCCGGAGCAACCTTGATGCCAATGCTCAATTGTACCGCACCAAGGGCAAGCACAAGTACCTGATGCCGTTAAACAAGAAGATGCGGCGCAAGATCATGCCCCTGCACAAACCTTATCCAAAATAA
- a CDS encoding phage minor head protein, whose product MCEACWTLIAKADDDEFLDSLELSYVERKLLEELYKQGEDQIMEILELQGQALQDAIAELSEESLGDIGELGKVLIALHATDVFADLFETAVQEAFEPLFVLAGESELLQLDEGKVWSTKNKAAKQFVKEIRELVPDMNQASTDTLLRSFEKAIEEGNTPSERALLVQEISAIAAEGEDGPFSMQRAQRISRTMSTAAANGGKLEGWKQSEIAKGKKWRSAAGTRTRKTHRKANGQVVDLDKPFKVGKSKLMYPGDPAGDPEEIINCRCAMQLVLEK is encoded by the coding sequence ATGTGTGAAGCATGTTGGACGCTAATCGCTAAAGCTGATGACGATGAATTTCTTGATAGCTTGGAATTGTCATACGTGGAGCGTAAGCTGCTGGAAGAGTTGTACAAGCAGGGTGAGGACCAGATCATGGAGATTCTGGAGCTTCAGGGACAAGCCCTTCAAGACGCGATAGCTGAACTGAGCGAGGAATCGCTTGGTGACATCGGTGAGTTGGGCAAAGTTCTTATTGCCTTGCATGCTACCGATGTCTTTGCTGATCTCTTTGAAACAGCGGTGCAGGAAGCATTTGAACCGTTATTCGTTTTGGCAGGAGAATCGGAGCTGCTGCAGCTGGACGAGGGAAAGGTTTGGAGTACCAAGAACAAGGCAGCCAAACAGTTTGTTAAGGAGATCCGCGAGCTTGTCCCCGATATGAATCAGGCTTCAACGGATACACTCTTGCGCAGCTTCGAAAAGGCGATTGAGGAAGGGAATACACCGTCTGAACGTGCTTTGTTGGTGCAGGAGATCAGCGCTATAGCTGCGGAAGGTGAAGATGGTCCCTTTTCCATGCAACGGGCTCAGCGCATTTCCCGGACCATGAGCACAGCTGCGGCCAATGGAGGCAAATTGGAAGGCTGGAAGCAGTCCGAGATTGCCAAGGGCAAGAAATGGCGGTCGGCTGCCGGTACGAGGACCCGTAAGACGCATAGGAAGGCAAATGGACAAGTCGTGGATCTGGATAAGCCGTTTAAGGTGGGCAAAAGTAAGCTGATGTACCCCGGTGATCCTGCAGGGGATCCTGAAGAAATCATAAATTGCCGTTGCGCGATGCAACTAGTTTTAGAAAAATAA
- a CDS encoding phage portal protein, with product MSEGNATWVPFSKEEGRHIPSSAQLPDVFDSLYDQHGLLPFEPGNDPTSCRQLVKNSNIIPQCIEAYKRNIAGHGIALEYVSGEDDNSAKDEWNQAERFLETCNLEDNPEEIIGQLIEDLESTGMANMEVAWPAGSEFPTIFRMDPKYVRYTKESNPATIKRKRRISSTKKIEEFSQQIYARRYAMKRGTSVVWFRLFGTDGTENQVIPLKIGNDGAYGEPRWFGNAPGVVGSREAEELNVSYFSNGRMLSMILTVTNGRLTKQSMELLKNVKGSQSQGGILYLEAQGKETGGPMDEKVEKVSVNLDKLNDLLQQDALFLDYGKEKKADILSSFRLPPILVGQSSDYNRATAQAALQFAEEQVFEPYRKWIMNEIFNKRLFPAMGIFRVKAVLRGPSIIDPEDRKAMLEFIADRGIMLVRDLIPIAEDVLGTTVDESKFSQEYLDTPIAQLASSQPAVLDLEGEGDADDLQERVSTIAKRLLRKGTAEVGVHV from the coding sequence TTGAGTGAAGGCAATGCGACTTGGGTTCCATTTTCAAAGGAAGAAGGTAGGCACATTCCATCCAGTGCCCAGCTTCCTGATGTATTCGACAGCTTATACGATCAACACGGCCTGTTGCCATTCGAACCGGGTAACGATCCGACCAGCTGCAGACAACTTGTTAAGAACAGCAACATCATTCCTCAGTGCATCGAGGCATACAAGCGGAACATAGCTGGACATGGAATTGCTCTGGAATATGTGTCGGGTGAAGATGACAATTCGGCCAAGGATGAATGGAACCAAGCTGAACGCTTCTTGGAGACTTGTAACCTTGAAGACAATCCAGAAGAGATTATAGGCCAGCTCATTGAGGACTTGGAAAGCACGGGGATGGCCAATATGGAAGTTGCTTGGCCCGCAGGGAGCGAGTTTCCGACGATCTTCCGGATGGATCCGAAGTACGTTCGTTATACCAAAGAGAGTAACCCTGCGACAATCAAACGCAAACGGCGGATCAGTTCCACCAAAAAGATTGAAGAGTTTTCACAGCAAATATATGCTCGGCGTTATGCCATGAAGCGGGGGACATCCGTAGTTTGGTTTCGGTTATTCGGTACTGATGGTACTGAGAATCAGGTTATTCCGTTGAAGATTGGCAATGACGGGGCCTACGGTGAACCCCGTTGGTTTGGGAACGCACCTGGTGTAGTCGGTTCCCGTGAAGCGGAGGAATTGAACGTATCCTATTTCTCGAATGGCCGCATGCTTTCCATGATTCTGACTGTAACTAACGGGCGGTTGACCAAGCAATCTATGGAGCTGCTGAAGAATGTGAAAGGTTCACAGTCTCAGGGTGGTATCCTGTACCTCGAAGCCCAAGGAAAAGAGACGGGCGGACCGATGGACGAGAAGGTTGAAAAGGTATCCGTCAATTTGGATAAGCTGAATGACCTTCTGCAGCAGGATGCCCTGTTCCTTGATTACGGGAAGGAAAAGAAGGCGGATATCCTATCATCATTCCGTTTACCGCCGATTCTTGTCGGGCAAAGTTCAGACTATAACCGGGCGACAGCACAGGCAGCCCTGCAATTCGCTGAAGAGCAGGTCTTTGAGCCGTATCGCAAGTGGATTATGAATGAGATATTCAACAAACGACTTTTCCCAGCCATGGGGATATTCCGGGTTAAGGCGGTTTTACGTGGACCAAGCATCATTGATCCAGAGGATCGTAAGGCAATGCTTGAATTTATCGCTGATCGTGGCATTATGCTGGTTCGTGACCTGATCCCGATCGCTGAGGATGTCCTTGGTACGACGGTCGATGAAAGCAAGTTCAGCCAGGAATACCTTGATACACCGATTGCTCAATTGGCGAGCAGCCAGCCTGCTGTTCTTGATCTTGAAGGCGAGGGCGACGCCGACGACCTGCAGGAGCGTGTATCTACCATTGCGAAACGCCTGCTTCGGAAGGGCACGGCAGAGGTGGGCGTCCATGTGTGA
- a CDS encoding phage tail tube protein has translation MDRELIGRNLSVEDDNGDGVQTIKEIEVTLNPETLDVVRARRMSKTKQIVGYEIPVKLVMSKLESRLRYRLLEDFKAGKTMFLDRITGALEDMQTGNTERVLLTGIHIHGNMDILVAQIDSNTGIDITLEGTATDFEFVEKFPDYMA, from the coding sequence ATGGACCGCGAACTAATTGGCCGGAATCTTTCCGTTGAAGACGATAACGGGGATGGTGTTCAGACTATCAAGGAAATTGAAGTTACACTGAATCCCGAAACATTGGATGTAGTCCGGGCACGGCGCATGTCTAAGACAAAACAAATTGTGGGTTACGAGATCCCGGTTAAACTGGTCATGTCCAAGTTGGAATCCAGGTTGCGTTACCGTCTGTTGGAGGACTTTAAAGCAGGTAAGACCATGTTCCTCGATCGGATCACCGGAGCCTTGGAAGACATGCAAACGGGGAATACTGAACGGGTTCTTTTGACCGGTATCCATATCCACGGGAACATGGATATTTTGGTTGCTCAGATCGACAGCAATACAGGTATCGATATCACGTTGGAGGGAACGGCTACAGACTTCGAGTTCGTAGAAAAATTTCCGGATTACATGGCATAA
- a CDS encoding HK97 gp10 family phage protein, whose amino-acid sequence MIVNDFDGVARRFRKLADQGMKQVLTNVAEAMGESLLNHIIDEINRQDLIDTGLMWNSFTRGGDGNVWEWDVDRNAITLEVGSDLGSGSNGQNDWGYPRLINEGYTIHKAHFVPGYWNSGGSFVYDRNAKGGFMAKPRSFIARRYFDIAITQFEGGMNQLIIQRLEKELERVLR is encoded by the coding sequence ATGATCGTTAACGACTTTGATGGGGTGGCCAGACGATTTAGAAAGCTGGCTGATCAAGGCATGAAGCAAGTCCTGACCAACGTTGCTGAAGCGATGGGCGAAAGCCTGCTGAATCATATCATCGATGAGATAAACCGTCAGGATCTGATTGATACGGGCTTGATGTGGAACTCGTTTACTCGAGGCGGTGATGGTAATGTGTGGGAATGGGACGTGGATCGTAATGCGATTACTTTGGAAGTCGGCTCAGACCTCGGGTCTGGTTCAAACGGCCAAAATGATTGGGGCTATCCACGCCTGATCAATGAGGGATACACCATCCATAAGGCTCACTTTGTTCCGGGATACTGGAACAGCGGTGGGTCTTTTGTGTATGACCGTAATGCCAAAGGTGGATTCATGGCAAAGCCGCGTAGCTTCATCGCTAGGCGTTATTTTGACATAGCAATCACTCAGTTTGAAGGCGGTATGAATCAGCTCATCATACAACGCCTAGAGAAAGAGTTAGAAAGGGTGTTGCGATGA
- a CDS encoding ParB N-terminal domain-containing protein — MEIRIMPIDQINTATYNPRMDLQPGDVEYEKLRRSIEEFGYVEPIVWNERTGNMVGGHQRYKIMVNELGHTELQVSVVDLDDQQERLLNIALNKISGRWDDDALTQLLVDLQQAGADISLSGFDDVDLKQMLGDIDIPNFDAGTPEDQGDLGVLSSKLVKCPHCGEEFEHD, encoded by the coding sequence ATGGAAATTAGAATCATGCCAATCGATCAGATAAATACAGCAACCTACAATCCCCGGATGGACCTTCAGCCTGGGGATGTTGAATATGAGAAGCTTCGCCGCAGCATAGAGGAATTCGGTTATGTGGAGCCAATCGTCTGGAACGAACGTACCGGGAACATGGTCGGCGGTCATCAACGGTATAAGATCATGGTCAACGAGCTGGGTCATACCGAACTGCAGGTGTCTGTCGTGGATCTCGACGATCAGCAAGAGCGTTTGTTGAATATCGCTTTGAATAAGATATCAGGTCGCTGGGATGATGATGCCCTCACTCAGTTGCTTGTTGATCTGCAGCAGGCAGGCGCCGACATTTCCTTGTCCGGGTTCGACGATGTGGACTTGAAACAGATGCTTGGTGACATTGATATTCCAAACTTTGATGCAGGGACTCCCGAGGATCAGGGCGACCTTGGCGTATTGAGTTCAAAGCTGGTGAAATGTCCGCATTGTGGAGAGGAATTTGAACATGATTGA
- a CDS encoding phage terminase small subunit-related protein, whose translation MARERSPERDKAKLMWLESGGQMKLKDIAAALSVPESRIRKWKSMDRWEDELNGSVLGDSKGSAPNGTNGSAPKSRGAPKGNKNAVGNRGGAPPGNRNAVGNRGGEGGPYRNKHALKTGMYETIFLDALEPDEQDMLNQIDTDPLAQLNEQLIMLSLQERRHMKRVKSLESGLTDEERKTKQEPMERQDKVSMLSPKTGKQITVPVTTEGMKVTEITTLVTSKLDKILKQEEALVKTRDKKLRVINLIASLQQEEEKLRIARERLELDKYKALGHGGDEGEGEDDEDNDGDDLDW comes from the coding sequence ATGGCCAGAGAACGCAGTCCCGAGCGGGACAAGGCTAAACTGATGTGGCTGGAGAGCGGCGGGCAGATGAAGTTAAAAGACATCGCCGCCGCTCTTTCTGTTCCCGAGTCCAGGATCCGTAAATGGAAGTCCATGGATCGTTGGGAAGACGAACTCAATGGGAGCGTTTTGGGCGATTCCAAAGGGAGCGCTCCAAATGGAACGAATGGGAGCGCTCCTAAATCAAGGGGAGCGCCCAAAGGCAACAAGAATGCAGTTGGCAATCGCGGTGGTGCTCCACCCGGGAATAGAAATGCTGTGGGGAACCGTGGGGGTGAAGGCGGCCCCTATCGTAACAAGCATGCGCTCAAGACAGGTATGTATGAAACGATCTTCTTGGATGCATTAGAGCCTGATGAACAAGATATGCTCAATCAGATTGACACTGACCCTCTGGCGCAGCTCAACGAACAGTTGATCATGTTGTCCTTGCAAGAGCGCCGGCATATGAAACGGGTTAAGTCGCTTGAATCTGGTCTGACGGATGAGGAACGTAAGACCAAGCAAGAGCCTATGGAACGTCAGGACAAGGTTTCTATGTTGAGCCCTAAGACGGGAAAACAAATCACAGTGCCTGTTACAACCGAGGGAATGAAGGTCACTGAGATTACGACACTCGTCACGTCTAAGCTGGACAAAATCCTTAAACAAGAGGAAGCCTTGGTAAAGACGAGGGATAAGAAGCTGCGGGTCATTAACCTGATTGCCAGCCTGCAACAAGAAGAAGAGAAATTGAGAATCGCCCGCGAACGTCTTGAGCTGGACAAGTATAAGGCGTTGGGTCATGGTGGTGATGAGGGAGAAGGTGAGGACGATGAAGATAACGATGGGGATGATTTAGATTGGTGA
- a CDS encoding phage tail sheath subtilisin-like domain-containing protein, translating into MSIQRVRPGGYVELIALAKARIVPVTGRVLIPYQAEWGAANQAVDMADMSERLKESGLQVDELELASETGATVVGYRVTNGSEKAAAVTVTDSYTIEARYPGLRGNDFEYMIRASLVDATKKEIIIRDTKGIYDTETYTVADKTAAEEALKKSSMVRFKAVGAVAWADVAYTPLTGAVSGTASITASDWSRIFNRVDGLTFDVFYLPSTDAAVQAAAKQWLLDRRSKARRLAQLVVAGLALDDTDIEKHNARSRNMNARYIVNCSLAGTHINGKTYNSVQWAAWVAGLMAGTPANKSFTGVKVPMTQAAIDWSHSEVIKGLAEGTLMATRDGYDYIIESAVNTLTTMGTGEREDFGKIRVSMTIDQVLNDIYSTAKKWKAKLDNDKDGRGMFIAAVLEYLAIRRSQKAIDEGYTFTEDPNNVSDFDYAYFKLFAKPLDAIEAFYITWEVA; encoded by the coding sequence ATGTCGATTCAAAGGGTTAGACCAGGCGGATATGTCGAACTGATTGCGCTGGCAAAGGCCAGAATAGTACCCGTTACGGGACGCGTGCTGATCCCGTATCAAGCCGAATGGGGAGCAGCTAATCAGGCTGTAGACATGGCTGATATGTCTGAGCGTTTGAAGGAAAGCGGCCTGCAGGTGGATGAGTTGGAGCTGGCATCCGAAACAGGGGCAACTGTGGTCGGGTACCGCGTGACGAATGGTTCTGAAAAAGCTGCCGCTGTTACTGTCACGGATAGCTACACGATTGAAGCGCGTTATCCAGGTCTACGCGGGAATGATTTTGAATACATGATACGTGCCAGCCTGGTCGATGCCACCAAAAAGGAAATCATTATCCGCGACACCAAAGGGATTTACGACACAGAGACTTATACCGTGGCTGATAAGACGGCAGCTGAAGAAGCGCTGAAGAAATCCAGTATGGTCCGATTTAAGGCTGTGGGTGCAGTTGCTTGGGCAGATGTAGCATATACACCGTTAACAGGTGCTGTGTCCGGTACCGCATCGATCACGGCATCAGATTGGAGCCGTATCTTTAACCGGGTAGATGGCCTGACCTTTGATGTGTTTTACCTGCCCTCTACGGATGCGGCAGTCCAAGCCGCTGCCAAACAATGGCTGTTGGATCGGCGTTCAAAAGCCCGCAGACTTGCTCAGCTAGTTGTTGCAGGGCTTGCACTGGATGACACGGACATTGAGAAGCACAATGCGCGCAGCAGGAACATGAACGCCCGATACATCGTCAACTGCTCCCTTGCCGGTACACACATCAACGGCAAAACATACAACTCAGTGCAATGGGCTGCATGGGTGGCTGGTCTGATGGCGGGTACCCCTGCGAATAAGTCCTTTACAGGGGTTAAAGTGCCAATGACCCAAGCGGCCATTGATTGGAGTCACAGCGAGGTCATCAAAGGACTAGCTGAGGGTACGCTCATGGCTACTCGTGACGGTTATGACTATATCATTGAGTCGGCGGTTAATACGCTGACTACGATGGGCACAGGTGAGCGTGAGGACTTCGGTAAGATCCGTGTCTCAATGACGATTGATCAGGTCCTGAACGACATCTATTCCACAGCGAAAAAATGGAAAGCTAAGCTCGACAACGACAAGGATGGCAGAGGTATGTTTATCGCGGCCGTGCTGGAGTATCTGGCGATCCGCAGGAGTCAGAAAGCAATTGATGAGGGTTATACCTTCACGGAAGATCCGAACAACGTAAGTGACTTCGATTACGCTTATTTCAAACTGTTTGCCAAACCGCTTGATGCCATCGAAGCATTCTACATTACATGGGAGGTGGCTTAA
- a CDS encoding XkdF-like putative serine protease domain-containing protein: MTYKMKDAKITHLSLVDKGANGVPFAIIKAAGKDTIQKQVQIAKVDDTKHIVIGVVYQPDVEDTHGDMMDADEIEKAAHLFMENQHTYNIDKQHDLDADKGYVVESYIAPCDMEIGDQVIAKGSWVAGVKVTDDDTWEDIQKGEITGFSMWGVGKREEVEEDTTVSKSIMKRIAKALGLIEKGAVADKYNKNRKNREFWAAQDALNAVLFRWDSWESGMETDPEIIREALQDFVEIAQDVLVQEDIVKAIGKPPEAIAKAGKKISASNLKHIDDAIATLTDLKNKTAPADDEQDEGEEDDLKPEDIAKAVQAAVAPIVKQMEGLAADVTELKKQDCESTPDAGTPEAGTGTEPQADALTDAIAKALAPLTEQMSSLATDVQIVKNSRGGSAQGGAQDENIHKADGTVSFGNLL, translated from the coding sequence ATGACCTACAAAATGAAAGACGCAAAGATTACGCACTTGTCGCTGGTAGATAAGGGCGCCAATGGCGTGCCATTTGCCATCATTAAGGCAGCGGGCAAAGATACTATCCAGAAGCAAGTACAGATCGCCAAGGTGGATGACACAAAGCACATCGTTATTGGGGTCGTATATCAACCCGATGTGGAAGATACTCACGGTGACATGATGGATGCTGATGAGATCGAGAAGGCCGCGCATCTGTTCATGGAGAATCAGCACACCTACAACATCGATAAGCAGCATGACCTGGACGCTGACAAAGGGTACGTAGTTGAATCCTATATTGCCCCGTGTGATATGGAGATTGGCGACCAAGTGATTGCTAAAGGTTCGTGGGTTGCTGGCGTTAAGGTCACTGACGATGACACATGGGAAGACATCCAGAAAGGTGAAATCACAGGCTTTTCAATGTGGGGTGTCGGTAAACGTGAAGAAGTCGAGGAAGACACGACTGTTTCTAAAAGCATCATGAAACGTATTGCTAAAGCGCTCGGCCTGATTGAGAAGGGCGCAGTTGCTGATAAGTACAACAAGAACCGAAAGAACCGTGAGTTCTGGGCAGCGCAAGACGCCTTGAACGCGGTTCTTTTTCGTTGGGATTCGTGGGAATCGGGGATGGAAACAGACCCAGAAATCATTCGTGAAGCCTTGCAGGATTTCGTAGAGATTGCCCAGGATGTGCTGGTGCAGGAAGACATCGTGAAGGCTATCGGGAAACCTCCTGAAGCCATTGCCAAAGCTGGCAAAAAGATTTCTGCCAGCAATCTGAAGCACATTGATGACGCTATTGCTACACTGACCGATCTTAAAAACAAGACAGCGCCTGCAGATGATGAGCAGGACGAAGGGGAGGAAGACGATTTGAAACCAGAAGATATTGCAAAAGCCGTTCAGGCTGCCGTTGCACCGATTGTTAAACAAATGGAGGGACTTGCTGCCGATGTAACGGAGCTAAAAAAGCAGGACTGTGAAAGTACTCCTGATGCCGGGACACCGGAGGCAGGCACTGGAACAGAGCCGCAAGCAGATGCTTTGACTGATGCGATCGCCAAGGCATTGGCTCCTTTGACCGAGCAAATGTCCTCGCTGGCCACTGACGTACAGATTGTTAAAAACAGCCGCGGTGGATCTGCTCAGGGTGGTGCGCAGGATGAGAATATTCACAAAGCTGATGGCACCGTTAGCTTCGGCAACCTGCTGTAG
- a CDS encoding DNA packaging protein, whose translation MIALAKEHRRRIKRKLQQRPDKLAELKAILLDFEQFCFRMLKIKDKSGTMVRLILNDAQRRYAAKVFEDIAACKPVRIIILKARQMGFSTVTEALIYYFTSLQEAKNAFIVAQSSDASSNLFDMFQLYYERVPSVIQPMTRKNNAKKLTFENPAIRTADRRRNPGLKSKITVQTAESRVLARSDTIHYLHASEVAFWPAKKKKRHLLSLLAALSKEAGSIGIIESTANGMEEFKQIWDAAVKGENDFSPLFFAWFEMPDYRKPLPPGFELTEDELELKAKYGLDDEQLQWRRYTIRNDCGGDPRQFDQEYPSEPDDAFLLSGEGIFDNKFIKRLRDAITLKGILYEVDFVKEKVIPAHAGELVIYRQPEPGKRYILAADTAKGTEDGDYDAAYVIDARTGEMCAALHGKWDTDLYGKKLNRLGLYYNTALLAVENNNTGESVLNTLFNTCHYPLLFLHKKGRLGWETNKATRPVMISDFKEAIRDQLYDIYCPELYGECMTFIDNKGKAEADSGCHDDRIMAYSIALQVRQVADKWFEWFKKKQQQREESENEEHNGGAGWI comes from the coding sequence GTGATTGCACTAGCTAAGGAACACCGTCGTCGGATTAAGCGAAAATTGCAACAACGTCCGGACAAACTGGCAGAGCTGAAGGCGATCCTGCTTGATTTCGAACAGTTTTGCTTCCGCATGCTCAAGATCAAGGACAAGTCTGGTACCATGGTTCGTCTGATCCTTAATGATGCCCAGCGGCGTTATGCTGCCAAAGTGTTTGAGGACATAGCAGCATGTAAACCCGTGCGAATAATTATCCTTAAAGCCAGACAGATGGGTTTCTCCACGGTGACGGAGGCTTTGATCTACTATTTCACTTCTCTGCAGGAAGCGAAGAATGCTTTTATCGTTGCTCAGTCTTCCGATGCTTCAAGTAACTTGTTCGATATGTTCCAGTTGTATTATGAGCGGGTACCGTCGGTCATCCAGCCGATGACACGTAAAAACAATGCCAAGAAGCTGACCTTTGAGAACCCAGCGATCCGGACGGCAGACCGCCGCAGGAACCCGGGGCTGAAATCGAAGATTACTGTACAAACAGCTGAAAGCCGTGTACTTGCCCGTTCAGACACGATTCATTACTTGCATGCATCCGAAGTTGCGTTCTGGCCAGCCAAGAAGAAGAAGCGGCATTTGCTGTCACTCTTGGCGGCACTATCCAAGGAAGCGGGAAGCATCGGGATAATCGAATCCACGGCAAACGGCATGGAAGAGTTTAAACAAATATGGGATGCAGCCGTGAAGGGCGAGAATGATTTTTCTCCGCTCTTTTTTGCGTGGTTTGAAATGCCAGACTATCGCAAGCCGTTACCGCCTGGCTTTGAACTGACCGAAGATGAACTGGAGCTGAAGGCCAAATACGGATTGGATGATGAACAGCTTCAATGGCGACGTTATACGATCCGAAATGATTGCGGCGGCGATCCGCGGCAATTCGATCAGGAGTACCCATCCGAACCGGATGATGCTTTCCTACTGTCTGGCGAGGGCATTTTTGATAACAAGTTCATCAAGCGATTGCGGGATGCGATCACACTTAAAGGCATCCTGTATGAAGTTGATTTTGTTAAGGAGAAGGTTATCCCGGCTCATGCAGGAGAACTGGTCATATACCGCCAGCCTGAACCGGGTAAACGATACATCTTAGCTGCAGATACGGCCAAAGGGACCGAAGATGGCGACTACGATGCTGCTTACGTGATCGATGCCCGAACTGGTGAAATGTGTGCAGCACTTCATGGCAAATGGGACACGGACCTGTACGGGAAGAAGCTGAACAGGTTGGGCTTGTATTACAATACAGCTTTGCTTGCTGTTGAGAACAACAATACCGGGGAATCCGTGCTGAATACGTTGTTCAACACTTGTCATTACCCGCTGCTGTTCTTACACAAAAAGGGGCGGCTTGGCTGGGAAACCAACAAAGCAACCCGGCCTGTAATGATTAGTGATTTCAAGGAAGCAATCCGCGATCAGCTTTACGATATCTACTGTCCAGAGCTTTACGGCGAGTGTATGACGTTCATCGATAACAAAGGTAAGGCAGAAGCAGACAGCGGTTGTCACGATGACCGTATCATGGCATATTCGATTGCACTGCAGGTACGTCAGGTAGCTGATAAGTGGTTTGAATGGTTCAAGAAAAAACAACAGCAGCGGGAGGAATCGGAGAATGAAGAACACAATGGGGGAGCGGGGTGGATTTAA